The Primulina huaijiensis isolate GDHJ02 chromosome 10, ASM1229523v2, whole genome shotgun sequence region tcaatcctttattaatgaaaaataaatcaaaatttgaaaacataatgtttggttataataataataataataataataataggaaTGAATATCTTTTTAAAAGgggtaaaataaattatataacaatcaacaacatttttttcatttaaataatttgaaaatatatggacatatttagttattttctaggtttaatataatttaattaataagaaaaaaaatcgtGAAATGTCTCTCGATTTTTACAGTACTGCAACATCAATTATCTTGGCAGACTTCATACGTTTCCCGTGATGTAAATATATCAACAAGCAcaataaattgatatttaatccgtttaaaattgttataaaatatatatatttcaaatatcaattataaaatcaaatatttatcactAGTAGATACGTAATACGATTCGATATTCAATTATCCCGATCGCCGTTgttattttgataataattttgataactTCCCATTTATTGTTTGAGGAAGTATCTTGTGAGAcactctcacgaatttttatctgtgagacgggtcaatcgtaccgatattcacaataaaaagtaatatttttagcataaaaattaatacgtttcatagatgacccaaataagatattcgacccacgaaatttattcgtgagactgtttcaTAAGAGTTTTGTGTTATTGTTATTAACAATAATGTTAATAATATAGTTATATATCCAACAATTATCAACTAAGATATTATTAAATTagttgtttatgaaaatcaaacacGTGATTTTATATCTGATACCAATTATAAATGATTTGATTCAAGATCTAAATTTCTCGANTTATCTATCCAACAATTATCAACTaagaaattattaaattacaCAAAcgttgtttatgaaaatcaaacatATGATCTTATATCTGATATCAATTATATGATTCAATATCTAATTTCCTCGATCGTTGTTTTAGCAGAGACAATGGCGAGCCAAAAAAAGAACTATTTTGATAAACGTCCATTTTAAGTATGATATTGAGCATTACATGGGTAGTTGAAAGGCATATGTAAACCATATGGTTGGTAATTGGTATAGTATAAGCTGACAAGACCtttcatgaaatatatataataaaacataaataacatcattaattttttctttttaataaataattgatagcaagtcaattttttttaaccacTCACAATAAATATGGGTGATGGTGATATCAcgaggaaagaaaaagaaataaatgtaatctgggtttttttttattgccTTTCTAGGCCACcaagattaaaaatatatttaattagtttccatattttatatattataagaaatttaaaaataacatatgtgtgtgtgtgtgtgtgtgtgtggggtaattattattattttgatggaATTTATGGTCATTATAATGAGCGTaaaatgttgaaaatattaCATCCAACAAAATACAGAAAATAGTAACCAACCACTGAGAAAATTGTTATGCAAAGTGATACGTAGAACACTTGCAATTAGCAAATACATTATCCATTCTACTTACTCGTCTCAACGTCATGACAACGATAATTCTATGCTAAACCAGAagtattttacatataaaacaACCATTAGAACGCGAAAGTTACAACAAGCGGAACTGCGTGAAGCATGGAACATTCCCTTCAAAATCAGCTTTAGACACCACAACACATTTATACAGCAAGATCTACCAAAAACTGACAAAAGGAGGAAGATTACCTCACACCCTCTGGCTTCTATATTATCCTTGATCTACCATTTGTCACCCTGGTTATCAACTCGTTTCCGTCTTTCAGACAAAAATGGATTAGGATGATATATCAGAATTCTTGTTGTATCAAAGCATCATCCGCAGTTTGATGTAGGGGAGACGAGCTGGCATCCGCAGCTTGATGTGGTGGAGACGAACTAGCTTCAATAACTTTAAGATAGTAACCccatgataaatttttttcggTGATGGCTCTCTGGCCAAATGGATTTTGCCTCACATATTCCTGAACGTTTTCTGCAGTAGCTAGCGCATGCAAGTAAGCACGAAGACCGCCTTCCGGTCCTACAATTAACAAAACAAAACGAGAACTTAACGCACACTTGTAGATCAGCATCTGCTGACGATTCCATGACCAATACTCGTTTTCCGGCAATAACACAACAAAAAATGTAAACATCTGGGGGTAATCGAGGAATTTTCTTGCATTTAACTTGCACGTATGACTAGTGGAACACAGAAAACAACTGACCTAATGAATTGTCCTGCACATCTCGGAAATGATAGGTGTATGGGAAGATGGCAGTATACCGCTGAAGTGATAAACGAGAAAATTAATTGGCGAGCAAACACATGCTCAATAATTGGATTTAATCTCACTTAAACAATACAAGAACAGCGTTAACTAGCAAATTAGACAAGAATCCTATTATGAGGAAAAAATATAATAGCTTACAGGATTGCATAATGCCTTGTAAGGGGAATCATCCAACAAAAGAGTGTTGTATTCATTAAATAATCCCCGCTCCCATGGAAGATCTGGCTCAACCTTGTCCCACaacttctttaatttttttaagagaAGAGGCTTGTGCCTTCTCTCAACAGCATAATAACCGGTATAGGTGCAATGTGACTGATCCTGTAAAAAGGGAGAATCTGTCAGATAACGGTATTCTTTCATACTTATGGTAGTTTTTGAAGCATTTGCTACTAGCGAACACCGAGTAAAATAAGGCTTGTAAATAATTGAAAGCACCTTACAAAGGAATAGATAAGATAGGTCCACTCTGAAAGAGTACAACAAATGGCTTACCCAACAAAAAAGTAACTTGCTCTTCTCGTTTCCCAACAGAAAATCAAGTATTGGTTCCATATTTCTTCTGCAGAAGTTCCATGATCCCAGGTGGCATACGAGATGATTCATGTTTCCAGAAAgagcaaataaaaaaatatgattattcaCAAGAGCAATAAATGCAAAGGGACTTAATCATAGTAAGGTGATGTCGAGGAATACTTGGTTTTTGAAGTCCATACGCCAACATTAAATCTCTCAAAGCAAAACTTCAAAAAATCATCACAGTAGGGTCTTTTAAAAActgaaaatgatttatgaaacaAAGTTAGATGATTCACTGAGCAGCAAGTTACAGCATCCAATACAAGTAGCTTATCATATTAACCTGCTTTCCTAAATATTATTTCATCTGGATCGTAATCGTAAGGCACATATGACGAAATGTCAACAAGTAACCCATTCACATCAAGAACAAGAAGCTTCTTTCCATTGTAGCCAGCAAAAGCTTTATCCACCGCTACATTGACGCATTTATTTACAACTTCAGAAGAAAGACCTTCAATTCCATCAAACTGCGATACAGAAGGATCAATACTTGATGCCACAGAATGTTTGTTTTGTTCCAAGTGAAATGCATCACAAGAATATACTTCTGGCAATTTAACAATATTTTCTTTGGCACTCTCCACATCATGTTCTTGACAATTTTTTTCCTGAGGTCTATCTGTAGGCACATGTGAATCACAAAAATGTTCATTTGTGGCAGATGTATCATTAGATACATGAGCAGACTGGTTCTCGTCCAAGTCTTTTTGTGGAACTTGGCTACATGGATCAACAGAAACAACTCTTGGGACTTCAATGCTATTTTCTATGATAACGGTAACTGTAAGCATATCCATATTACCACAATTTCCACCCACATTTCGATTTGACAGGTCAATCTGCACTTTTTCACGACTACCTGAATCCATTAATGTGTTTTCCTCGACATCCATTGAAATCCCGTCCCCAGAAACAATCCCTTTCTCTTTCGTTCTTTCAGATACGCTAGGTGAAACAGATTCAGATTCCACTGGCAGATCTGAAGTACTTATTCTGCAAGGCCCATCAGGTGACATGGAACTGGCCTCCTCCTTGGTAAATTCTGAATCAGATGCTTCTGGCGAGTTGGACAGTTCCATGTT contains the following coding sequences:
- the LOC140986547 gene encoding uncharacterized protein isoform X1, yielding MGLLTVGGKCRLKIVTMSIAGISEVPEEEESVLIYRKNKRVKNMELSNSPEASDSEFTKEEASSMSPDGPCRISTSDLPVESESVSPSVSERTKEKGIVSGDGISMDVEENTLMDSGSREKVQIDLSNRNVGGNCGNMDMLTVTVIIENSIEVPRVVSVDPCSQVPQKDLDENQSAHVSNDTSATNEHFCDSHVPTDRPQEKNCQEHDVESAKENIVKLPEVYSCDAFHLEQNKHSVASSIDPSVSQFDGIEGLSSEVVNKCVNVAVDKAFAGYNGKKLLVLDVNGLLVDISSYVPYDYDPDEIIFRKAVFKRPYCDDFLKFCFERFNVGVWTSKTKRNMEPILDFLLGNEKSKLLFCWDQSHCTYTGYYAVERRHKPLLLKKLKKLWDKVEPDLPWERGLFNEYNTLLLDDSPYKALCNPRYTAIFPYTYHFRDVQDNSLGPEGGLRAYLHALATAENVQEYVRQNPFGQRAITEKNLSWGYYLKVIEASSSPPHQAADASSSPLHQTADDALIQQEF
- the LOC140986547 gene encoding uncharacterized protein isoform X2, with product MGISEVPEEEESVLIYRKNKRVKNMELSNSPEASDSEFTKEEASSMSPDGPCRISTSDLPVESESVSPSVSERTKEKGIVSGDGISMDVEENTLMDSGSREKVQIDLSNRNVGGNCGNMDMLTVTVIIENSIEVPRVVSVDPCSQVPQKDLDENQSAHVSNDTSATNEHFCDSHVPTDRPQEKNCQEHDVESAKENIVKLPEVYSCDAFHLEQNKHSVASSIDPSVSQFDGIEGLSSEVVNKCVNVAVDKAFAGYNGKKLLVLDVNGLLVDISSYVPYDYDPDEIIFRKAVFKRPYCDDFLKFCFERFNVGVWTSKTKRNMEPILDFLLGNEKSKLLFCWDQSHCTYTGYYAVERRHKPLLLKKLKKLWDKVEPDLPWERGLFNEYNTLLLDDSPYKALCNPRYTAIFPYTYHFRDVQDNSLGPEGGLRAYLHALATAENVQEYVRQNPFGQRAITEKNLSWGYYLKVIEASSSPPHQAADASSSPLHQTADDALIQQEF
- the LOC140986547 gene encoding uncharacterized protein isoform X3 codes for the protein MELSNSPEASDSEFTKEEASSMSPDGPCRISTSDLPVESESVSPSVSERTKEKGIVSGDGISMDVEENTLMDSGSREKVQIDLSNRNVGGNCGNMDMLTVTVIIENSIEVPRVVSVDPCSQVPQKDLDENQSAHVSNDTSATNEHFCDSHVPTDRPQEKNCQEHDVESAKENIVKLPEVYSCDAFHLEQNKHSVASSIDPSVSQFDGIEGLSSEVVNKCVNVAVDKAFAGYNGKKLLVLDVNGLLVDISSYVPYDYDPDEIIFRKAVFKRPYCDDFLKFCFERFNVGVWTSKTKRNMEPILDFLLGNEKSKLLFCWDQSHCTYTGYYAVERRHKPLLLKKLKKLWDKVEPDLPWERGLFNEYNTLLLDDSPYKALCNPRYTAIFPYTYHFRDVQDNSLGPEGGLRAYLHALATAENVQEYVRQNPFGQRAITEKNLSWGYYLKVIEASSSPPHQAADASSSPLHQTADDALIQQEF